The candidate division KSB1 bacterium genome has a window encoding:
- a CDS encoding deoxynucleoside kinase yields the protein MKKLQYLVVEGVIGVGKTSLCNLLSKRLTGNVVLEKHEENPFLQDFYEDPQRFAFQTQMFFLLSRYRQQQELNQQDLFHSVLISDYVFAKDRIFASITLDEREYMLYDHVATLLEREIPKPDQVIYLQSNTARLMSNIRKRKRSYEKKINEEYIRSLVEAYNHFFFHYNETPLLIVDTTQIDFVNNDKDLISLIDQISNPLGGTKYYIPRVSEENKA from the coding sequence GTGAAAAAATTACAATATTTAGTCGTTGAAGGTGTAATTGGTGTAGGTAAAACAAGTTTATGCAATCTATTAAGTAAACGTCTTACAGGCAATGTCGTTTTGGAAAAGCATGAGGAGAATCCATTTCTGCAAGATTTTTACGAGGATCCCCAGCGATTTGCATTTCAAACCCAGATGTTTTTCCTTCTCAGTCGCTACCGCCAACAACAAGAATTAAATCAGCAAGATTTGTTTCATTCGGTGCTTATTTCGGACTATGTTTTTGCTAAAGATAGAATATTTGCATCTATTACTCTGGATGAACGTGAATACATGTTGTATGATCATGTAGCCACTTTACTTGAAAGAGAAATTCCCAAACCTGACCAAGTTATATACCTTCAATCCAACACCGCAAGGCTTATGTCAAATATTCGTAAAAGAAAGCGCTCTTATGAAAAAAAAATTAATGAGGAATATATTCGTTCCCTGGTTGAAGCCTATAATCATTTCTTTTTTCATTATAATGAAACTCCCCTTTTGATAGTGGACACTACCCAGATTGATTTTGTCAATAACGATAAGGATTTAATCAGTTTAATCGATCAAATCTCTAATCCATTGGGAGGTACTAAATATTATATACCCAGGGTAAGTGAGGAAAACAAAGCATGA